The following are from one region of the Hymenobacter sp. YIM 151858-1 genome:
- a CDS encoding ArnT family glycosyltransferase encodes MGNTLFTAAGWPRRWVRWVVLGLVLGCGLFVELGVPEIGLMEARNFVAAREIHAGGSWLLPTLNGELRLAKPPLPTWLVAGVMHLTGNTTDLGLLRLPSAVGACLLVLFFWKLARQLTPPTDEGRTAWLAALVLASSLLLLTVGRDGNGWDVYCYCFATGALAALMRALQFPGQGWGWFSLAGILLGLSTLSKGPVALYGMVLPFGLAYVWKFDCASVRGHRWPLLFMVGLALGVAAAWPLYVYLNHTSEATQVAQAESASWANRHVQPLWYYLNFPVFMGVWALAALGALVWPYARKRCQAYVPYGFALAWASLTILLLSLVPEKKERYLLPVLPPLALLVAGLLRYWLATAPQQLQRTDRWLLRFWLIVLGLAALATPVALGWARLPSFSLMSLRFWLMVGVCLLLIVGLLAFFTQRGAAAAVVGSSLVVVTTTALLMPAYSEWRRRRDDAGLRSQAQVVAAHRELRELPVYSLSPMQVKWVWAAGRGVPLIPAADGPAPFRHLPVVVYAAQRGEAAIPKTWRNQLQVVSLDSFNLGHHHADGKWYVALLKKR; translated from the coding sequence ATGGGCAACACTTTGTTTACAGCGGCGGGCTGGCCCCGGCGCTGGGTGCGGTGGGTGGTGTTGGGGTTGGTACTGGGCTGTGGGTTGTTTGTGGAGCTGGGCGTGCCCGAAATCGGCCTCATGGAAGCCCGGAATTTCGTGGCCGCGCGCGAGATTCATGCCGGTGGTTCGTGGCTGCTGCCCACCCTCAACGGCGAGCTGCGCCTGGCCAAGCCGCCGTTGCCTACCTGGTTGGTTGCCGGGGTGATGCACCTTACCGGCAACACCACCGACCTAGGGCTGCTGCGTTTGCCATCGGCCGTCGGCGCCTGCCTGCTGGTGTTGTTCTTCTGGAAGCTGGCGCGTCAGCTCACCCCGCCCACCGACGAAGGCCGTACCGCCTGGCTGGCCGCGCTGGTATTGGCCAGCTCGTTGCTCCTGCTTACCGTAGGCCGCGACGGCAACGGTTGGGATGTCTATTGCTATTGCTTTGCTACCGGAGCCCTTGCGGCCCTTATGCGCGCCTTGCAGTTCCCCGGGCAGGGGTGGGGATGGTTTTCCCTGGCCGGCATACTGTTGGGCCTGTCGACTTTAAGCAAAGGGCCGGTAGCCTTGTATGGCATGGTACTGCCTTTCGGGCTGGCCTACGTCTGGAAATTCGATTGTGCATCCGTGCGTGGTCACCGTTGGCCGTTGCTGTTTATGGTGGGGCTGGCGCTGGGAGTTGCCGCCGCCTGGCCGCTGTACGTGTACCTGAACCATACGTCGGAGGCTACGCAGGTGGCGCAGGCTGAAAGCGCCTCCTGGGCCAACCGCCACGTGCAGCCGCTGTGGTACTACCTTAATTTCCCGGTCTTCATGGGGGTATGGGCGCTGGCTGCCCTAGGTGCTTTGGTGTGGCCTTATGCCCGCAAGCGTTGCCAGGCCTACGTGCCGTACGGCTTTGCGCTGGCCTGGGCCTCGCTTACCATTCTGCTGCTCTCGCTCGTACCCGAAAAGAAAGAACGCTATCTGCTGCCCGTGCTGCCACCGCTGGCCTTGCTGGTCGCCGGATTGCTGCGCTATTGGCTTGCTACCGCCCCGCAGCAGCTTCAGCGTACCGACCGGTGGTTGCTGCGTTTCTGGCTGATTGTGCTGGGCTTGGCCGCCCTGGCTACGCCCGTGGCGTTGGGGTGGGCCAGGCTGCCTTCGTTTAGCTTGATGTCGCTTCGTTTCTGGCTTATGGTGGGGGTGTGTCTGCTGCTCATTGTTGGGCTTCTGGCTTTCTTCACCCAACGGGGGGCCGCTGCGGCAGTGGTAGGGAGTAGCCTGGTTGTGGTAACCACTACAGCCCTGCTGATGCCGGCTTATTCCGAGTGGCGCCGGCGCCGCGACGATGCCGGCCTTCGGTCGCAAGCTCAGGTAGTAGCCGCGCACCGGGAGCTCCGCGAACTGCCCGTATACAGCCTCAGCCCCATGCAAGTTAAGTGGGTTTGGGCTGCGGGTAGGGGCGTTCCATTAATCCCCGCAGCCGATGGACCCGCGCCGTTCCGGCATTTGCCCGTTGTTGTATATGCCGCTCAGCGGGGAGAAGCAGCCATACCCAAGACATGGCGAAACCAGCTGCAAGTTGTATCCCTCGACAGCTTCAACCTCGGCCACCACCACGCCGATGGGAAGTGGTACGTGGCTTTGTTGAAAAAGCGTTGA
- a CDS encoding GDP-mannose 4,6-dehydratase encodes MPTVLVTGCAGFIGSHLCERLLNDGFRVCGLDNFDAFYPRAIKQQNLSSLLAHPNFVFAELDLRQGAAALDAAFAEEAPAVVVHLAAKAGVGPSVQEPVAYLDNNVVGTTHLLEWMRLRGIPRLLFASSSSVYGNTPRRPFQEDEPLLASCISPYAASKLAGEQLTYTYHHLYQLSVLNARFFTVYGPRQRPDLAIHKFVRLLRAGQPIPVFGDGSTARDYTYVADTVDGIVRGVNYLLAHTQVYETVNLGNNRPVPLLELIAAVGKAVGAVPQLRFQPMQAGDVEVTYADISKAQQLLGYNPATSLEAGLREFVRWLNAAHVAAPV; translated from the coding sequence ATGCCCACGGTTCTGGTTACTGGCTGCGCAGGCTTTATTGGCTCTCACCTCTGCGAACGGCTGCTGAACGACGGTTTTCGGGTGTGTGGGCTCGATAACTTCGACGCGTTTTACCCGCGAGCCATTAAGCAGCAAAACCTGAGCAGCCTGCTGGCGCACCCGAACTTTGTGTTTGCGGAACTGGACTTGAGGCAAGGCGCGGCGGCACTCGACGCAGCTTTTGCCGAGGAGGCGCCGGCCGTGGTGGTGCACCTGGCTGCCAAAGCCGGCGTGGGCCCGTCGGTGCAGGAGCCGGTGGCCTACCTGGACAACAACGTGGTGGGCACCACCCACCTGCTGGAGTGGATGCGCCTGCGCGGTATCCCCCGCCTGCTGTTCGCCTCTTCGTCGTCAGTTTACGGCAATACGCCCCGCCGGCCGTTTCAGGAGGATGAGCCGCTGCTGGCTTCGTGCATTTCGCCGTACGCGGCCTCCAAGCTGGCCGGCGAGCAACTAACCTACACCTACCACCACCTCTACCAGCTGAGCGTGCTGAACGCGCGCTTTTTCACGGTATACGGCCCGCGCCAACGCCCCGATCTGGCCATTCATAAGTTCGTGCGGCTGCTGCGCGCCGGACAGCCCATTCCGGTGTTTGGGGATGGCAGCACGGCGCGCGACTACACCTACGTGGCCGATACCGTGGACGGCATTGTGCGCGGCGTAAATTACCTGCTGGCGCACACCCAAGTGTACGAAACCGTGAACCTGGGCAACAACCGACCCGTGCCCCTGCTTGAACTCATTGCCGCCGTGGGCAAAGCCGTTGGCGCAGTTCCCCAGCTGCGCTTTCAGCCCATGCAGGCCGGAGACGTAGAGGTAACGTATGCCGACATCAGCAAAGCCCAACAGCTGCTGGGCTACAACCCGGCTACCTCGCTCGAGGCCGGCCTGCGCGAGTTTGTGCGGTGGCTGAATGCCGCGCACGTAGCCGCCCCGGTCTAG